The following nucleotide sequence is from Rubrivirga sp. SAORIC476.
TAAACGCCAGCGGCGTGAAGGTCCACGGCTTCCGCACCGACCAGTCGGTGTAGACGACCTCCACGCGCTGGTCGGGGTCGACGACGCCGCCCTCCACGTCGAACACGCCCACGCAGTCCGTCTCGAAGCCGAACAGCCCGAGGCTGTGCTCCCAGGCCTGGAAGAGCGGCCCGTTGCCCCAGTAGACCGTGCCGTCGTGCTTCGGGTGCTCCATCGTGTGGCCTTCCCGCGGGTCGTAGTCCTGCCAGCGGCCGTCCGCCCAGGCCTTCCACCAGAACATGCCCGCGTGGCCGCCCATCTGCGCGCCCCCGTGGTAGTTGTTCTCGATGTCGATGCGCGGGAAGCGCGGCCCCAGCAGCAGCAGCGATCCGCCGCGCCCCAGGAAGCCGTCCACCATGTCCGTCACCGACGCGCCGCGCTTCGTCTTGAACGGCATCTCGTTGCCGACGATCACGAGCAGGTCGCCCGCGCCCTCCAGCGTGTCGATCTCGCGCGCCGCCACGTGCCGCATCCGCCCGAAGTAGCTCACCGCCGAGCGGATGAATCCCTGCAGGATGTCGGCGAACAGGCGCGGCTCGTCCATGAGGAACGGCCGCTCGACCGGCACCGGCGGCGGCAGCGGCGGCATCGCCAGCTCCCCGCTCCAGACGCGCTGCGGCGCGTACGCCACCTCCAGTACGTGCGACGTGCCCGGCGTCAGCGAGACGAGCAGGTACTCGCTCGCGCCGTCCTCCTCCACCTCGGGGTCGATCTCGACGCCGTCGAGCGTCACCATCTCGACGGCCTCGCGCGGCGGCACGCGCAGCTCCAGCCGCTCGACTGCCGTCGCCTCCAGGGTCACGCGGACGCCGTCGGCGGTCTCCTCGTACGTCAGCCGCCCCGCCACCAGGTCGACCTCGGCCGACCACGTCTCCCACGACCGCGGCACGGCCGGAGCGAGGCGGAGCGTCCGCTCCCCGGGCTCCCGGATGCTGAGGCCGATCAGGCCGTACTGGACCGCGTCCAGCAGCGCGCCGGAGCCCGTGATGAACGCGTGGCCCACCACGTCGTCCTGGGCCCCGTCCTCGGGCTCCATGTACTCCTCGCACAGCCCCGGCAGCGTCGGCCATGCGAACGTGTCGACGATCTTCGACAGCACGTGCAGCCCACCCTCGGCGTCGTAGTTGTTGAAGCGCGCCTTCGCCTCGTGGGCCATCCACCACGGCCAGACGCGCCCGTTGTGGTCGTTGTCCGCCGGGACGTAGCGCATCGGCAGGTCCGTGGTGACCGTGCCGAAGGGACGCCACGAGCGCTCGCGGATCGTGTCGAGCGTGCGGTACCGCTCGTTGCGGCTCGCGATGCGCTCGACCAGCGCGATGGCGTTGTCGGCCAGCATCAGTGCCGTGTCCGGGATGCCCCACTGGACGGCGTTGTTGAAGTAGCCAGCCTCGTTCCAGAACGCGTCGTGGATCGACTGGCGGGAGCGCGCCGC
It contains:
- a CDS encoding GH116 family glycosyl hydrolase, which produces MDPLVFDHDVETVVGNGRLIARVRAASADFVFAGPSAGYRLLVDGEPADSVGVRTVVTPGRTRYELGDRGAITVAAQPDATLLVILVEAARDADWRLELFGAEASPEGGEGTDVATLWTPDPLAVSDDSGPDEAEADRLGLRLEVGQRAAFLLGDAAAADAVGDPFAAADAWVEQTARRGLRLRTPYADLDRAVEFAKAHLLLGYDWTPDADGRPGGEGSKMVCDIFRWRDVWSRDFGSGFGPGGVAAGLTDAVLATLDYEAARHTAHDPTDLKVSDDTSQGGSAEGIGWLLKLVWRVYKHTGDTAWAERMVAAFEPWMEVWIARDADEDGLIVDVTEWMDHSRFLRLVEGQRTLYSNALYFAGLRRMAFLCEALGRDADADRYRDLAARSRQSIHDAFWNEAGYFNNAVQWGIPDTALMLADNAIALVERIASRNERYRTLDTIRERSWRPFGTVTTDLPMRYVPADNDHNGRVWPWWMAHEAKARFNNYDAEGGLHVLSKIVDTFAWPTLPGLCEEYMEPEDGAQDDVVGHAFITGSGALLDAVQYGLIGLSIREPGERTLRLAPAVPRSWETWSAEVDLVAGRLTYEETADGVRVTLEATAVERLELRVPPREAVEMVTLDGVEIDPEVEEDGASEYLLVSLTPGTSHVLEVAYAPQRVWSGELAMPPLPPPVPVERPFLMDEPRLFADILQGFIRSAVSYFGRMRHVAAREIDTLEGAGDLLVIVGNEMPFKTKRGASVTDMVDGFLGRGGSLLLLGPRFPRIDIENNYHGGAQMGGHAGMFWWKAWADGRWQDYDPREGHTMEHPKHDGTVYWGNGPLFQAWEHSLGLFGFETDCVGVFDVEGGVVDPDQRVEVVYTDWSVRKPWTFTPLAFTEREHQLVTGPRRERYPCAALLQNEETGARIVVVAPSVCSRTDLLHRMLAHVAAAPAEAG